The DNA segment GTTGCGGCGGAAGAGGATGTTGGAGGCGCCGGAGAGGTCGCGGGCCTTGATGATCTGGCCGTCGGGCATCGTCACGCGGGTGCCTGCCGTGACGTACAACCCCGCCTCGACCACGCACTCGTCGCCCAGCGCGATGCCCACGCCCGCCTCCGCGCCGACGAGGCAGCGCTCGCCGATGGCGATGATGACGTTGCCGCCGCCGGAGAGGGTGCCCATGGTGGAGGCGCCGCCGCCGATGTCGGAGCCGTCGCCGACCACGACGCCGGCGGAGATGCGGCCCTCGACCATGGAGGTGCCCAGCGTGCCGGCGTTGAAGTTGACGAAGCCCTCGTGCATGACCGTGGTGCCCTCGGAGAGGTGCGCGCCGAGGCGGACCCGGTCGGCGTCGGCGATGCGGACGCCCTTGGGGGCGACGTAGTCCGTCATGCGGGGGAACTTGTCGATCGAGGTGACCTGGAGGTGCAGACCGTCCGCGCGCGCGTTCAGCCGGACCTTCTCGATGTCGTCCACCGCGACCGGGCCGAGCGAGGTCCAGGCGACGTTGGCGAGGTGGCCGAAGATCCCGTCCAGGCTCTGGCCGTGCGGCTTGACCAGGCGGTGCGAGAGCAGGTGCAGCCGCAGGTAGACGTCGTGCGCGTCGAGCGGCTTCTCGTCCAGCGAGGCGATGACCGTACGGACCGCGACCACCTCGACGCCACGCCGGGCGTCCGGGCCGAGCGCGGAGACCGCGTTGTCACCCAGGAATTCGGCGGCCCGGTCGGCCGAAAGCCGCTCGCTGCCGGAGGGACCCGGCTCGGCGACCAGCTCCGGCGCCGGGAACCAGGTGTCGAGAACGGTGCCGTCGGCGGCGATCGTGGCGAGGCCGGCGGCGACGGCGCCGGTGGTACGGGAAGCAGTGTCGGTCATGCGGAAAACCTAACGTGGGAGCGGGGTGGGGGCCTAACCGGTGCCTGACAGGTGCGGCGCGCCGGGTACGCGAAGGCGGCGATGCCCGAGGGCACCGCCGCCTCACGTCGGAAAACCGAGCCTCAGACGTTGAACCCCAGCGCCCGCAGCTGCTCGCGGCCGTCGTCGGTGATCTTGTCGGGGCCCCACGGGGGCATCCAGACCCAGTTGATGCGCAGTTCGCTGACCAGGCCGTCGGTGACGGACTTGGCCTGGTCCTCGATGACGTCCGTCAGCGGGCAAGCCGCGGAGGTCAGCGTCATGTCGATCGTGGCGATGTTCGCGTCGTCGACGTGAATGCCGTAGATCAGACCGAGGTTGACGACGTCGATGCCCAGCTCGGGGTCGACGACGTCCATCAGGGCCTCGCGGAGTTCTTCCTCCGAGACCGGTTTCATCTCAGCGGTGTCGGTCATGCCGTCTTCCTTTCGGCGTCCGCGCCGGCCTCGCCAAGGGCCTGGGCCGTCGCGTCCTTCCACGCCATCCAGCTCAGGAGGGCGCACTTGACCCGCGCGGGGTACTTGGAGACACCGGCGAACGCGACCGCGTCCTCCAGCACCTCCTCCATCGCGTCGTCGGGCTCGATCCGGCCCTTGGACTGCATCAGCTCCAGGAAGGTCTCCTGGATCTTCTGCGCCTCGGGCAGGTCCTTGCCCACCAGCAGTTCGTTCAGTACGGACGCCGAGGCCTGGCTGATGGAACAGCCCTGGCCCTCGTACGAGACGTCCGCGATCTTCGTACCGTCGTACCGCACCCGGAGGGTGATCTCGTCGCCGCACGTCGGGTTCACGTGGTGCACCTCGGCGTCGCCATCCCTCAGACCACGCCCGTGCGGGTTCTTGTAGTGGTCCAGGATGACTTCCTGGTACATCGAGTCCAGCTTCACGGTGTCAGCCCACGCCTCTCAGCCGAAGAAGTTCCGTACGTGCTCCAGCCCGTCGACCAGTGCGTCGATCTCGCCGGGCGTGGAGTACAGATAGAACGACGCCCGGGTGGTCGCCGGAATTCCGTACCGCAGGCAGACCGGCCGCGCGCAGTGGTGGCCGACGCGCACCGCGATGCCCTGCTCGTCGAGGACCTGGCCCACGTCGTGCGGGTGGATGTCGCCGAGCGTGAAGGAGATCGCCGCGCCGCGGTCCTCGGCCGTGGAGGGGCCGATGATGCGCAGGTCGGGGACCTCGCCGAGCCGCTTCACCGCGTACTCGGTGAGCGCGTGCTCGTGGGCGAGGACCTTGTCCATGCCGATCGAGTTCAGGTAGTCGATGGCCGCGCCGAGACCGACCGCCTGGGCGATCGGCGGGGTGCCCGCCTCGAACTTGTGCGGGGCCGGCGCGTAGGTCGAGGAGTGCATCGACACCGTCTCGATCATCTCGCCGCCGCCGAGGAACGGGGGCAGGTCCTCCAGGAGTTCCTGGCGGCCCCAGAGCACCCCGATGCCGGTCGGACCGCACATCTTGTGGCCGGTGAAGGCCACGAAGTCGGCGCCGAGCGCCTGTACGTCCAGCGGCATGTGCGGCGCGGCCTGCGAGGCGTCGATGCAGACCAGCGCGCCGACCTCCTGGGCGCGGCGCACGATCGCCTCGACCGGGTTGACCGTGCCCAGGATGTTGGAGACCAGCACGAAGGAGACGATCTTCGTCTTCTCGGTGATGATCTCGTCCAGGTTGGACAGGTCGAGCCGGCCGTCGTCGGTGAGGCCGAACCACTTCAGCTTCGCGCCGGTGCGCTGCGCGAGCAGCTGCCACGGCACGATGTTGGAGTGGTGCTCCATCTCCGTGATGACGATCTCGGTCTCGTGGTCGACCCGGTAGGGCTCGTCGGCCCAGCCCAGCATGTTGGCCACGAGGTTGAGCGACTCGGAGGCGTTCTTGGTGAAGATCACCTCGTCGCGGCTGGGCGCGTTGATGAAGTCGGCGACCTTGTCACGCGCGCCCTCGTACAGCGCCGTGGCCTCCTCGGCGAGGACATGCACGCCGCGGTGGACGTTGGCGTTGTAGCGCTCGTAGTACTCGCTCAGGGCGTCCAGCACCTGGCGCGGCTTCTGCGAGGTCGCCGCGTTGTCCAGGTACACGAGCTTGCGCCCGTCGTGGACCTCGCGGCCCAGGATGGGGAAGTCCTTGCGGATCGCCTCGGTGTCGAGGAGGCCCGGCAGCTCTGTCACGCGGATACGCCACCCTTCGTGTACGCCTCGTAGCCCTCGTTCTCCAGCTTGTCGGCAAGCTCCGGACCGCCGGACTCGACGATGCGGCCGCCGGAGAACACGTGGACGAAGTCCGGCTTGATGTAGCGCAGGATGCGCGTGTAGTGCGTGATCAGCAGGGTGCCGGTCTCGCCGCTCTCGCGGACGCGGTTGACGCCCTCGGAGACGATGCGCAGGGCGTCCACGTCGAGGCCGGAGTCGGTCTCGTCGAGGATGGCGACCTGCGGCTTGAGCAGTTCGAGCTGGAGGATCTCGTGGCGCTTCTTCTCACCGCCGGAGAAGCCCTCGTTGACGTTGCGCTCGGCGAAGGAGGGGTCCATGTGGAGCCGCTCCATGTTCTCCTTGACCTCCTTCACCCAGGTACGCAGCTTGGGGGCCTCGCCGCGGATGGCGGTGGCGGAGGTGCGCAGGAAGTTGGAGACGGAGACGCCGGGGACCTCGACCGGGTACTGCATGGCGAGGAAGAGGCCGGCGCGGGCGCGCTCGTCGACCGACATGGCGAGGACGTCCTCGCCGTCGAGGGTGACGGTGCCGCCGGTGATCGTGTACTTCGGGTGACCCGCGAGCGAGTAGGCGAGGGTCGACTTGCCCGAGCCGTTGGGGCCCATGATGGCGTGCGTCTCGCCCTGCTTCACGGTGAGGTCGACGCCCTTGAGGATCTCCTTCGTGGCGTTGTCGGCCTCGACGGTGACGTGCAGGTCTCGGATTTCAAGCGTTGCCATGGGTGCCTCAGGACTCCTGGGTGAGGGAGACGAGCACGTCGTCCCCTTCGATCTTTACGGGGTATACGGGGACGGGGCGCGTCGCGGGCGGGCCGGACGGCTTGCCGCTGCGGAGGTCGAAGCAGGAGCCGTGCAGCCAGCACTCGATCTGCCCGTCCTCCACTTCTCCCTCGGAGAGGGAGACGTTCGCGTGCGAGCAGATGTCGTAGATCGCGTACACCTCGCCCTCGGTCTTCACGACCGAGACCGGCGTGCCGTCGAGTTCCACCCGCTTGGGGGTGTCCTCCGACAGTTCGCTCAGTCCGCAGGCGCGCTGGAAGGTCGTCGTCATGCGACCGCGGCCTCCAGCTCCTCCTCGATCTTGACGAGCAGGCGCTCCTCGATGTCGGGGACACCGATCTGCTGGACCAGCTCGGCGAAGAAGCCCCGGACCACCAGGCGGCGGGCCTCGTGCTCCGGGATGCCGCGGGCCATCAGGTAGAAGAGCTGCTCGTCGTCGAAGCGGCCGGTGGTGGAGGCGTGGCCGGCGCCGACGATCTCGCCCGTCTCGATCTCCAGGTTGGGGACCGAGTCGACGCGGGAGCCGTCGGTGAGCACCAGGTTGCGGTTCATCTCGTAGGTGTCGGTGCCCTCGGCCTTGGCCT comes from the Streptomyces seoulensis genome and includes:
- a CDS encoding metal-sulfur cluster assembly factor, yielding MTDTAEMKPVSEEELREALMDVVDPELGIDVVNLGLIYGIHVDDANIATIDMTLTSAACPLTDVIEDQAKSVTDGLVSELRINWVWMPPWGPDKITDDGREQLRALGFNV
- the sufU gene encoding Fe-S cluster assembly sulfur transfer protein SufU codes for the protein MKLDSMYQEVILDHYKNPHGRGLRDGDAEVHHVNPTCGDEITLRVRYDGTKIADVSYEGQGCSISQASASVLNELLVGKDLPEAQKIQETFLELMQSKGRIEPDDAMEEVLEDAVAFAGVSKYPARVKCALLSWMAWKDATAQALGEAGADAERKTA
- the sufC gene encoding Fe-S cluster assembly ATPase SufC, with translation MATLEIRDLHVTVEADNATKEILKGVDLTVKQGETHAIMGPNGSGKSTLAYSLAGHPKYTITGGTVTLDGEDVLAMSVDERARAGLFLAMQYPVEVPGVSVSNFLRTSATAIRGEAPKLRTWVKEVKENMERLHMDPSFAERNVNEGFSGGEKKRHEILQLELLKPQVAILDETDSGLDVDALRIVSEGVNRVRESGETGTLLITHYTRILRYIKPDFVHVFSGGRIVESGGPELADKLENEGYEAYTKGGVSA
- the dapD gene encoding 2,3,4,5-tetrahydropyridine-2,6-dicarboxylate N-succinyltransferase, encoding MTDTASRTTGAVAAGLATIAADGTVLDTWFPAPELVAEPGPSGSERLSADRAAEFLGDNAVSALGPDARRGVEVVAVRTVIASLDEKPLDAHDVYLRLHLLSHRLVKPHGQSLDGIFGHLANVAWTSLGPVAVDDIEKVRLNARADGLHLQVTSIDKFPRMTDYVAPKGVRIADADRVRLGAHLSEGTTVMHEGFVNFNAGTLGTSMVEGRISAGVVVGDGSDIGGGASTMGTLSGGGNVIIAIGERCLVGAEAGVGIALGDECVVEAGLYVTAGTRVTMPDGQIIKARDLSGASNILFRRNSVTGAVEARPNNAVWGGLNDILHSHN
- a CDS encoding non-heme iron oxygenase ferredoxin subunit, producing the protein MTTTFQRACGLSELSEDTPKRVELDGTPVSVVKTEGEVYAIYDICSHANVSLSEGEVEDGQIECWLHGSCFDLRSGKPSGPPATRPVPVYPVKIEGDDVLVSLTQES
- a CDS encoding cysteine desulfurase; this encodes MTELPGLLDTEAIRKDFPILGREVHDGRKLVYLDNAATSQKPRQVLDALSEYYERYNANVHRGVHVLAEEATALYEGARDKVADFINAPSRDEVIFTKNASESLNLVANMLGWADEPYRVDHETEIVITEMEHHSNIVPWQLLAQRTGAKLKWFGLTDDGRLDLSNLDEIITEKTKIVSFVLVSNILGTVNPVEAIVRRAQEVGALVCIDASQAAPHMPLDVQALGADFVAFTGHKMCGPTGIGVLWGRQELLEDLPPFLGGGEMIETVSMHSSTYAPAPHKFEAGTPPIAQAVGLGAAIDYLNSIGMDKVLAHEHALTEYAVKRLGEVPDLRIIGPSTAEDRGAAISFTLGDIHPHDVGQVLDEQGIAVRVGHHCARPVCLRYGIPATTRASFYLYSTPGEIDALVDGLEHVRNFFG